In Candidatus Margulisiibacteriota bacterium, the following proteins share a genomic window:
- a CDS encoding response regulator: protein MAKPIIMVVDDEIDVANVISDTIKDSGKYEVVTAYSAKEALEKLTQHRSFLGLGGNKIRLVFLDIKMPEIDGLQLLEKIRKDYGEDIGIAMLTAWEDEEKWDRATSGFVINYIKKPFKSEELLATIDKYFEGKDTSMVLNTFEKHIEKREEFKKKG from the coding sequence ATGGCAAAGCCGATAATCATGGTTGTGGACGACGAGATCGATGTCGCGAACGTAATTTCCGATACCATTAAAGATTCCGGTAAATACGAAGTCGTAACCGCTTACTCCGCTAAAGAAGCGCTGGAAAAGCTGACCCAGCACCGGAGCTTCCTGGGTCTCGGAGGGAACAAAATCCGCCTGGTCTTCCTCGACATCAAGATGCCGGAGATCGACGGCCTCCAGCTCCTGGAGAAGATCCGCAAGGACTACGGCGAGGATATCGGCATCGCCATGCTGACCGCCTGGGAAGACGAGGAAAAGTGGGACCGGGCCACCTCCGGCTTCGTCATTAATTACATCAAGAAACCCTTCAAAAGCGAAGAACTCCTCGCCACGATCGATAAGTATTTTGAAGGCAAAGACACCAGCATGGTGCTGAATACCT
- a CDS encoding putative glycoside hydrolase — MKSPLGAVLAGLLITAVASCFLFHQLSGADDLPSLPIKVKKSSDKGIYITWYVARTPKMLDRLLAQAESCGLNTIVVDAKFALTPPLLALLKKKELTAKTVAAPDPWLSELTAKLHERGFIVSVRLVVFKDDHLALARPDLAIKLPGGDYYRDLKGGKWGDPYADEVRLYNELVAERAAASGVDEVQFDYIRFPAEGKARYAYFPHEKAGVSRVDVVCDFLAGVKKRLARYNVSLAVDIFGIAAWQQPIDVRLLGQDLKRMSAYLDVLSPMLYPSHFHAGYDGYANPGSYPYHFMSQGVRRSLAILSGEATTLVPWIQGFNLNSPNFGPNYILEQVRAAKELGVDRFLVWNASNRYETTFAALRRSR, encoded by the coding sequence ATGAAATCCCCACTTGGCGCGGTTCTGGCCGGCTTACTAATAACTGCGGTCGCAAGTTGCTTTCTTTTTCATCAGCTAAGCGGAGCGGATGACCTTCCCTCCCTTCCGATTAAGGTCAAAAAGAGCTCGGACAAAGGGATCTATATTACCTGGTATGTCGCGCGAACCCCCAAAATGCTCGACCGTTTGCTGGCCCAGGCCGAAAGTTGCGGGCTCAACACGATCGTCGTTGACGCTAAATTCGCCTTGACCCCGCCCCTTTTGGCCCTGCTCAAGAAAAAAGAGTTAACGGCGAAAACGGTCGCGGCCCCCGATCCCTGGCTGTCGGAATTGACCGCCAAACTGCACGAGCGGGGGTTTATCGTCTCGGTCCGGCTGGTGGTTTTTAAAGACGACCACCTGGCGCTGGCCAGGCCCGACCTGGCGATCAAACTTCCCGGCGGGGACTATTACCGCGATCTTAAAGGGGGGAAATGGGGCGATCCCTATGCCGACGAGGTCCGGCTCTATAATGAGCTGGTCGCCGAGCGGGCGGCCGCTTCCGGGGTCGACGAGGTCCAGTTCGACTACATCCGCTTCCCGGCCGAAGGGAAAGCGCGATACGCTTATTTCCCTCACGAGAAAGCGGGGGTTAGCCGGGTCGATGTTGTTTGCGATTTTTTGGCCGGGGTCAAGAAGCGGCTGGCGCGGTACAATGTCTCGCTGGCGGTCGATATATTCGGGATTGCCGCCTGGCAGCAGCCTATTGACGTGCGGTTATTGGGGCAGGACCTGAAGCGGATGTCTGCCTACCTTGATGTCCTCTCGCCGATGCTCTATCCGTCGCATTTTCATGCCGGCTACGATGGCTATGCCAATCCGGGAAGCTACCCTTATCATTTCATGAGCCAGGGGGTCAGGCGCTCGCTGGCGATCCTCTCGGGCGAGGCGACCACCCTGGTCCCCTGGATCCAGGGCTTTAACCTCAACTCTCCTAATTTTGGGCCGAACTATATTTTAGAGCAGGTTAGGGCGGCCAAAGAACTGGGGGTCGACCGTTTTCTGGTCTGGAACGCCTCTAACCGCTACGAAACGACTTTTGCCGCCCTGCGGCGGAGCAGATGA